One genomic region from Candidatus Nitrospira nitrificans encodes:
- a CDS encoding M24 family metallopeptidase encodes MKRTTTPQAEVATLFIAASELDSNLYYATRFMAPDPFIYLEIKGERVMVMSDLEMDRARTQASVDRVLSYSDIEQKAKKQGIKDPTAVDIVHVVLKESKIRRLSVPANFPIIHAARLQERGYSLKPKRDPFYEQRVVKTAEEVRHIEDAQRATEEAVAAAHAMLRRAEVKDEQLWLDGAVVTSERIKKLVNVKLMERDCIAQHTIVAGGEQACDPHNEGTGPLPAHRSIIFDVFPRSATSRYFADMSRTVIRGKASVELKRLYGVVKDAQEDAIDKIKDGADGMKIHQGICARFEKAGYKTGLVNGRMQGYFHGTGHGVGLDIHEAPRISRTGSLLQEGHVVTVEPGLYYPGLGAVRIEDMVLVTKDGCRNLTNFQKVFELG; translated from the coding sequence ATGAAACGCACGACGACTCCCCAAGCAGAAGTGGCCACACTGTTTATTGCCGCCAGCGAGCTTGACTCGAATCTGTACTATGCCACACGCTTCATGGCGCCGGACCCGTTCATCTATCTCGAAATCAAAGGCGAGCGGGTGATGGTCATGAGCGATCTGGAAATGGACCGCGCCAGGACCCAAGCCTCGGTGGATCGGGTATTGTCCTACTCGGACATTGAACAGAAGGCGAAGAAACAGGGAATCAAAGACCCGACGGCAGTCGATATCGTCCACGTGGTGTTGAAAGAGTCCAAAATCCGCCGTCTTTCGGTGCCGGCAAATTTCCCGATCATCCATGCCGCTCGATTACAAGAGCGGGGATACAGTCTCAAACCAAAGCGGGACCCGTTTTATGAGCAGCGGGTGGTGAAGACGGCTGAAGAAGTCCGTCATATCGAAGACGCGCAGCGGGCGACGGAAGAAGCCGTGGCCGCAGCCCACGCGATGTTACGCCGGGCCGAGGTCAAGGATGAGCAACTCTGGCTCGACGGCGCGGTGGTGACCTCGGAACGGATCAAAAAACTTGTCAACGTGAAGCTCATGGAGCGCGACTGCATCGCCCAGCATACGATTGTGGCAGGGGGGGAGCAAGCCTGTGATCCGCATAATGAAGGGACCGGACCGTTGCCGGCTCATCGCAGCATTATCTTCGACGTATTCCCTCGGTCGGCCACGAGTCGCTACTTTGCCGATATGTCGCGCACGGTGATACGCGGGAAGGCAAGCGTGGAACTCAAACGGCTGTATGGCGTCGTGAAGGATGCCCAGGAAGACGCCATCGACAAAATTAAGGACGGCGCGGATGGAATGAAGATTCATCAGGGCATCTGCGCGCGGTTTGAAAAGGCCGGATACAAGACCGGTTTGGTGAATGGACGCATGCAAGGGTATTTTCATGGGACAGGGCATGGAGTGGGGCTCGATATTCACGAGGCGCCTCGGATCAGTCGAACCGGGTCACTCCTCCAAGAGGGCCACGTCGTCACGGTCGAACCAGGGCTGTATTATCCAGGATTGGGAGCGGTCCGAATCGAAGACATGGTGTTGGTCACCAAGGACGGCTGCCGCAATCTCACCAATTTTCAAAAAGTCTTCGAGCTCGGATAG
- a CDS encoding archease has product MSHAFHFLDDIATADLAFDASGDSLQEVFQGATCAVIEALADPPTVGATWRQTIERTDEDPAELLFDWLSDLVYWKDAAGVVFNRSELTLTHEDPGCWKLRGALYGEPVNGSVQTLRADVKGITKHLYRLVQEGHRWTVRVVVDV; this is encoded by the coding sequence ATGTCCCACGCATTTCATTTTCTGGACGACATCGCCACAGCTGATCTGGCGTTCGATGCTTCCGGCGATTCGCTTCAGGAAGTCTTTCAAGGAGCGACATGCGCCGTCATCGAAGCCTTGGCTGACCCTCCAACAGTGGGGGCCACGTGGCGGCAAACGATTGAACGAACAGATGAGGATCCTGCCGAACTGTTGTTCGATTGGCTCTCGGACCTCGTGTACTGGAAGGATGCGGCGGGGGTAGTATTTAACCGGTCTGAACTCACGCTGACTCACGAGGATCCCGGCTGTTGGAAACTGAGAGGGGCGCTGTATGGAGAGCCGGTCAATGGCTCAGTGCAGACATTGAGAGCCGATGTGAAGGGAATCACCAAGCATCTTTATCGGCTTGTCCAAGAAGGACATCGATGGACTGTTAGAGTCGTGGTGGATGTATGA
- a CDS encoding RtcB family protein codes for MKLNTAMQVVRITDELWEIPPGEKDGMLVPARIYATPAILHSMDAGVFEQVTNVACLPGIRRYALCMPDGHWGYGFPIGGVAAFDVRTGIISPGGVGYDVNCGMRLMRTDLTQKEVQPSLERLMTELFRRVPAGVGASGFVRLDRSSLEDVMVHGARWCIERGFGWHHDLEAMEERGCIAGADPSKISDQAVSRGINQLGTLGSGNHYLEVQVVSSDRVFDQEIASAWGITGQDQIVVMVHCGSRGFGHQIASDYLKVFEKAMRRYGIAVKDQQLACAPFASVEGQDYFAAMNCAANVAFANRQVITHQIREAFAAVFGRSAEELGMELVYDVAHNIAKVERYPEGELVVHRKGSTRALGPGSPELPPRYRTTGQPVICGGSMETGSYLLAGTQGAVRDTFASTMHGSGRTMSRAQAKKAVRGEQVQKQMKERGILVKAVSMSGLAEEAGFAYKNISEVVEAVDRAGITKTVAELRPIGNIKG; via the coding sequence ATGAAGCTCAATACCGCCATGCAGGTCGTTCGGATTACCGATGAACTGTGGGAGATCCCGCCCGGCGAGAAAGACGGCATGCTCGTTCCTGCGCGGATCTATGCCACGCCGGCCATTCTTCACTCGATGGATGCCGGCGTGTTCGAGCAAGTCACGAACGTGGCCTGCCTTCCCGGGATCAGACGGTACGCCCTCTGCATGCCGGATGGACATTGGGGTTATGGATTTCCCATTGGAGGCGTGGCCGCCTTTGATGTCCGTACGGGGATCATCTCGCCCGGCGGCGTCGGCTATGACGTGAACTGCGGCATGCGGCTCATGAGAACCGATCTAACCCAAAAGGAAGTGCAACCGTCGCTTGAGCGATTGATGACGGAATTATTCAGGAGAGTGCCTGCGGGGGTCGGCGCGAGCGGCTTTGTTCGGTTGGACCGCTCTTCGTTGGAAGATGTCATGGTCCATGGGGCCCGATGGTGTATTGAGCGGGGGTTCGGTTGGCATCACGATCTGGAAGCGATGGAAGAGAGAGGCTGTATCGCCGGGGCCGACCCATCCAAAATCAGCGACCAGGCGGTCAGTCGAGGCATCAATCAGTTGGGGACCTTGGGGTCAGGGAACCATTACCTTGAGGTACAGGTCGTATCGAGCGATCGCGTCTTTGATCAAGAGATAGCCTCAGCATGGGGCATCACCGGTCAGGACCAGATAGTCGTGATGGTTCACTGCGGGTCTCGCGGGTTCGGTCATCAGATCGCAAGTGATTACCTGAAAGTATTCGAAAAAGCGATGCGGAGATATGGGATTGCCGTCAAGGACCAGCAACTGGCTTGCGCGCCGTTTGCGTCCGTCGAAGGGCAGGACTATTTTGCGGCCATGAACTGTGCGGCCAACGTCGCTTTTGCCAACCGTCAAGTCATCACCCATCAGATCAGAGAAGCATTTGCCGCTGTATTCGGCCGATCGGCGGAAGAGCTGGGTATGGAGCTGGTCTATGACGTGGCGCACAATATTGCCAAAGTCGAACGGTATCCGGAAGGGGAGCTGGTGGTCCATCGAAAGGGTTCAACGAGAGCATTGGGGCCGGGAAGTCCTGAGCTCCCGCCACGGTATCGAACGACAGGCCAGCCGGTCATCTGCGGCGGTTCAATGGAAACGGGGTCCTATCTGTTGGCGGGAACGCAGGGAGCGGTGCGTGACACCTTTGCTTCAACGATGCATGGGTCGGGGCGCACGATGTCGCGAGCGCAGGCAAAGAAGGCTGTTCGCGGTGAACAGGTACAAAAGCAAATGAAAGAGCGGGGTATCCTTGTGAAGGCGGTCTCTATGTCCGGGCTGGCCGAAGAGGCGGGGTTTGCTTATAAGAATATCTCCGAGGTGGTCGAAGCGGTCGATCGTGCGGGAATCACAAAAACCGTGGCGGAACTTAGGCCGATCGGCAACATAAAGGGCTAG
- the sthA gene encoding Si-specific NAD(P)(+) transhydrogenase, which translates to MSTPSTYDIIVIGAGPAGQKAAVQGAKASKRVALIERERGIGGSCVYRGTIPSKTLRESALHLDRLKRAGEAFQFSLKPDMHIATLLSRLEHVVQAHDSFMSQQLRRNGISLLHGRAHFQDEHTIEMHTVDGAQQRLTAGTIVVATGSRPRSPQEIPVDHEHILDSDSLLSMMYLPQSLTVIGGGVIGCEYASIFALLGVEVTLIDRAPYPLQFMDRELVDQFVQSLEQNGSHYRGGCQITKVRWDQVAHVVTTLHDATVVKSEKMLVALGRQANIEDLELTAAGVTISDKGLIPVNQYCQTNIAHIYAVGDMVSGPALASKAMEQGRRAVRHALNLPVGDAASTIPLGIYTIPEMAGIGLDEKNARERYKDPLIGRAKFEEIARAQISGASHGLLKMVADPAGERLLGVQVVGDSATELVHLGQLALQSGATVESFIDNVFNFPTYAEAYRIAALDILGQVAKRRTAKAA; encoded by the coding sequence ATGAGCACACCCAGCACATATGACATTATTGTAATCGGAGCAGGTCCAGCCGGACAGAAAGCAGCGGTCCAAGGGGCCAAGGCCAGCAAACGGGTCGCCCTCATCGAGCGGGAACGCGGGATCGGAGGCAGCTGCGTCTATCGCGGAACGATTCCCAGCAAAACGTTACGAGAAAGCGCCCTGCATCTCGATCGACTCAAGCGGGCAGGAGAAGCATTCCAATTCAGCCTGAAGCCGGATATGCACATTGCCACGCTCTTGAGCCGTCTTGAACACGTCGTGCAGGCACACGATTCGTTCATGAGCCAGCAACTTCGACGCAATGGTATTTCCCTGCTGCACGGCCGAGCGCATTTCCAGGATGAGCACACCATCGAGATGCACACCGTCGATGGCGCACAGCAACGACTGACAGCCGGCACCATCGTCGTGGCCACGGGGTCACGTCCCAGAAGTCCGCAGGAGATTCCCGTCGACCATGAACATATCCTCGACAGCGACTCCCTCCTCTCCATGATGTACCTGCCGCAATCGCTGACGGTGATCGGTGGCGGGGTCATCGGTTGCGAGTATGCGTCCATCTTTGCCTTACTCGGGGTTGAGGTCACGCTGATCGACCGCGCGCCCTATCCTCTCCAATTCATGGATCGGGAACTCGTTGATCAGTTCGTGCAAAGTCTCGAACAGAACGGCAGCCATTATCGAGGCGGATGTCAAATCACAAAGGTTCGGTGGGACCAGGTGGCGCATGTCGTCACGACATTGCACGACGCAACCGTAGTGAAGAGTGAAAAGATGTTGGTCGCCCTTGGGCGACAAGCCAACATCGAAGACCTGGAGCTCACGGCAGCCGGCGTCACGATATCGGATAAAGGACTGATCCCGGTCAATCAGTATTGTCAGACCAATATCGCGCACATCTACGCCGTGGGTGATATGGTCAGCGGTCCGGCACTGGCTTCCAAGGCCATGGAGCAGGGACGGCGAGCAGTCCGGCATGCGCTCAACCTCCCGGTGGGTGATGCCGCTTCAACCATTCCACTCGGCATCTATACGATCCCGGAAATGGCCGGCATCGGCTTGGATGAGAAGAACGCGCGAGAACGGTATAAGGATCCGCTGATCGGACGGGCAAAGTTTGAGGAAATCGCCCGCGCCCAGATATCCGGCGCAAGCCACGGCCTCCTCAAGATGGTGGCTGATCCGGCGGGTGAGCGCTTACTCGGGGTACAGGTTGTCGGGGATTCCGCCACGGAACTGGTCCACCTGGGGCAATTAGCCCTTCAGAGCGGCGCAACAGTCGAGTCCTTTATCGATAACGTGTTCAACTTTCCGACCTATGCCGAAGCTTATCGCATCGCCGCGCTCGATATCCTGGGCCAAGTGGCAAAACGTCGAACGGCCAAAGCCGCGTAG
- a CDS encoding HDOD domain-containing protein produces the protein MPSETQPAASQLDQLEQGLVQKIKASDVELPLLPQAASKVMALASDASADAAKLSALIHQDQALAAHVLRIANSPAYMPRSPVVSLQHAVAMLGITLLSEIAFTASLKSGAFKVPGYEEDVKRLWRHSLASGAFAKEVARMRRVNVESAYLCGLLHAIGKPVVLRTVTTLASQQRIALEKPLLSGWIAGYHAEVGALIADKWGLPKQVAVAIQYYGDYDHATEFRQECLLTCVADLFASHLLTPDEMPEDSLREHSVFVELNLYPKDIDQLMTMKDRVLTVVNAMNL, from the coding sequence ATGCCTTCTGAAACCCAGCCGGCCGCGAGTCAACTTGACCAGCTCGAACAGGGCTTGGTTCAGAAAATCAAAGCCAGTGACGTCGAACTTCCGTTACTGCCGCAAGCAGCCAGCAAGGTCATGGCATTGGCCTCGGATGCGTCCGCTGATGCCGCCAAACTCTCGGCGCTGATTCATCAGGATCAAGCACTCGCCGCGCACGTCCTACGGATTGCCAATTCGCCGGCCTACATGCCCCGCAGTCCGGTTGTGTCGCTCCAGCACGCCGTGGCCATGTTGGGCATCACATTGCTGTCCGAGATTGCCTTTACGGCATCATTAAAATCGGGCGCATTCAAAGTACCAGGATACGAAGAGGATGTAAAACGGCTCTGGCGCCATTCCCTCGCCAGCGGAGCCTTCGCCAAAGAAGTGGCTCGCATGAGGCGTGTCAACGTCGAAAGTGCCTACCTCTGCGGTCTCTTGCACGCCATCGGAAAACCCGTCGTCTTGCGGACTGTCACGACACTCGCGAGTCAACAGCGCATCGCTCTCGAGAAACCCCTCTTGTCCGGCTGGATTGCCGGCTATCACGCCGAAGTGGGTGCCCTGATCGCCGACAAATGGGGCCTCCCCAAACAAGTCGCGGTGGCCATTCAGTACTACGGAGACTACGACCATGCCACCGAGTTCCGTCAGGAGTGTCTGCTCACCTGCGTGGCCGATCTGTTTGCCAGTCATCTTCTGACACCTGACGAAATGCCGGAGGACTCCCTGCGCGAGCATTCCGTCTTCGTTGAATTAAACCTGTATCCCAAAGACATCGATCAGCTCATGACCATGAAAGATCGTGTGCTGACCGTCGTGAATGCGATGAACCTATGA
- a CDS encoding sll1863 family stress response protein, translating to MIAVLWVGMAGLSLLQNVAAESKTGTEKIVKEARETIEATKEYTVQQKEAIERKAHEELAALQRQIAELRGKVAKASESTRMELQKSLNELEKKKDGVKARLEELKNATDAKWHDVQEGMTTALNELKQSYQKLLSHLP from the coding sequence ATGATAGCGGTTCTATGGGTGGGGATGGCGGGATTAAGCCTCCTACAGAATGTGGCCGCTGAGTCGAAGACCGGGACAGAGAAGATCGTCAAAGAGGCCCGGGAGACGATCGAGGCCACCAAGGAGTATACCGTTCAGCAAAAAGAGGCCATTGAGCGTAAGGCGCATGAGGAATTGGCCGCTCTGCAACGACAAATCGCTGAGTTGCGTGGGAAGGTGGCAAAAGCGTCTGAATCCACGCGCATGGAACTGCAGAAGTCACTGAATGAGCTGGAGAAGAAGAAAGATGGAGTCAAAGCAAGGCTAGAGGAATTGAAGAACGCCACAGATGCCAAATGGCACGACGTGCAGGAGGGGATGACGACGGCCTTGAACGAGCTGAAGCAGTCGTACCAGAAACTGTTGTCCCATCTTCCCTAA
- a CDS encoding cupin domain-containing protein has product MKVITLKDHQQFSSDKMKKNNLFQTERFFCDVYCLEPGQEQKGHVHGHQDKVYIVLEGQGMFQVGAGRQVLEAGQGTLAPAGEEHGVKNHTSKRLSLLVFVSPNPS; this is encoded by the coding sequence ATGAAGGTCATTACACTGAAAGATCATCAGCAGTTTAGCAGCGACAAGATGAAGAAGAATAACCTGTTTCAGACGGAACGCTTCTTCTGCGATGTGTATTGCTTAGAGCCAGGCCAGGAGCAAAAAGGGCATGTCCATGGCCATCAGGATAAGGTGTACATCGTCTTAGAAGGGCAAGGGATGTTTCAGGTTGGTGCAGGGCGGCAAGTACTTGAGGCTGGGCAGGGAACTCTGGCGCCGGCTGGAGAGGAACATGGTGTAAAGAATCATACAAGCAAGAGGCTGAGCCTGCTGGTCTTCGTCTCGCCGAATCCATCCTGA
- a CDS encoding c-type cytochrome, with the protein MSVLVMGCALLLSGGPASADDLAPLPPVPADYAGKHMPAGGWTDPKAIEEGGKIYRGEFNTDINCASCHGKDGKPVKKGARDLRDPKNTTRYSDSYWFWRVSEGVPKTKMKAWKGLLSEQQIWQVIAYQHMYSHDGKPSDHSDYKP; encoded by the coding sequence GTGTCAGTGTTGGTCATGGGATGCGCCCTGCTTCTTTCAGGAGGCCCAGCCTCAGCCGACGATCTCGCGCCCTTACCCCCGGTTCCGGCCGACTACGCGGGCAAACATATGCCCGCGGGCGGATGGACCGATCCCAAAGCCATTGAGGAAGGTGGAAAGATTTATCGAGGCGAGTTCAATACCGACATCAACTGCGCCAGTTGCCACGGTAAGGACGGCAAGCCGGTGAAGAAGGGGGCGCGCGATCTCCGAGACCCGAAGAATACGACACGGTACTCGGACAGCTATTGGTTCTGGCGTGTATCGGAAGGGGTCCCGAAGACGAAGATGAAGGCTTGGAAGGGGCTGTTGTCGGAACAGCAGATTTGGCAGGTCATTGCCTATCAGCACATGTACTCGCACGACGGGAAGCCGTCCGACCATTCCGACTACAAGCCATAA
- a CDS encoding transketolase, with product MAGLAASPELLSALHNKATQLRINSVRATSEAGSGHPSSCASAADIVAALFFSVMRYDPHNPKAPNGDRFILSKGHAAPLLYAAWAEAGLFPQSDLLKLRTLSSDLEGHPTPRLPFVDMATGSLGQGLPVGIGIALNAKFVDRVDYRTYVLMGDGESVEGSVWEAAEMGRQCRLDNLCAIVDVNRLGQSDPTMLQHDMDAYRSRWAGFGWHAIVVDGHDLSALLKAFDEAAQTKGQPTVVLARTYKGKGISFIEDRADWHGKPLKKGEEAQKAIDELTKQLSPNGAVIQIPKPSVPSTAPTTISPMPAAPYKLGDSVATREAFGVALEALGSANAAIVALDADVKNSTYTDKFGKKFPHRFFESFIAEQNMVGAAAGLAACGKIPFAATFACFLSRAYDFIRMAAISGSNIKLVGTHVGVSIGEDGPSQMGLEDIAMMAAQPNVTVLYPSDGNSTYQLVETAAKHKGMVYIRAGRPKTPVLYGPEERFHIGGSKILRESGSDVLTIVAAGVTLFEALKAYDQLKTAGIAVRIIDLYSIAPIDRTTLVESGRATQRRILTVEDHYAHGGLGDAVLSAVSTEGLAVHKLAVREIPHSGKPEELVDHYGIGVRSIVEAAKRIIK from the coding sequence ATGGCCGGTTTAGCTGCTTCGCCTGAATTGCTCAGCGCCTTACACAACAAGGCCACTCAACTTCGCATCAACAGTGTTCGGGCCACCAGTGAGGCCGGCAGCGGCCATCCGTCGAGCTGCGCCTCCGCCGCCGATATCGTCGCCGCATTGTTTTTCTCCGTCATGCGCTACGATCCCCACAATCCAAAAGCGCCCAACGGCGATCGTTTTATCCTCTCAAAAGGACATGCGGCTCCGCTGCTTTATGCGGCATGGGCGGAGGCGGGTCTCTTTCCACAGAGCGACCTCTTAAAATTGCGCACCTTATCGTCCGATCTTGAAGGGCACCCGACTCCTCGCTTGCCCTTTGTCGATATGGCCACTGGTTCCCTTGGGCAAGGGCTTCCCGTTGGAATCGGCATCGCGTTGAATGCGAAATTCGTCGACAGAGTCGATTACCGAACCTACGTATTGATGGGGGATGGAGAATCGGTCGAAGGATCGGTCTGGGAAGCCGCCGAGATGGGCCGCCAATGTCGGTTGGATAACTTGTGCGCCATTGTGGATGTGAACAGGCTCGGACAAAGTGACCCCACCATGTTGCAGCACGACATGGATGCGTACCGTTCCCGGTGGGCCGGATTCGGTTGGCATGCCATCGTCGTCGACGGTCATGATCTCTCAGCCCTCCTCAAGGCCTTCGATGAAGCTGCCCAGACAAAAGGACAGCCGACCGTGGTGCTGGCTCGAACGTATAAAGGCAAGGGCATTTCGTTCATTGAAGACCGAGCTGACTGGCACGGCAAGCCGCTGAAGAAAGGCGAAGAGGCTCAGAAGGCGATCGATGAACTCACAAAGCAATTGAGCCCGAACGGTGCCGTGATTCAGATTCCAAAACCATCGGTTCCCAGCACCGCTCCCACCACCATCAGCCCGATGCCCGCCGCGCCTTATAAACTCGGTGATTCCGTCGCAACGCGTGAAGCGTTCGGTGTGGCATTGGAAGCCTTGGGGTCCGCTAACGCCGCGATCGTCGCGCTCGACGCCGACGTAAAAAACTCGACGTACACCGACAAATTCGGCAAGAAGTTTCCCCATCGGTTCTTTGAAAGTTTCATCGCGGAACAAAACATGGTGGGTGCCGCCGCCGGTCTGGCGGCCTGTGGCAAAATCCCTTTCGCAGCGACGTTTGCCTGTTTCTTAAGTCGCGCCTATGACTTCATCCGTATGGCCGCGATCAGTGGTTCGAACATTAAGCTCGTCGGGACCCATGTCGGTGTCAGCATCGGCGAAGATGGGCCGTCCCAAATGGGATTGGAAGACATCGCGATGATGGCGGCCCAACCAAACGTGACGGTGCTCTACCCCTCCGATGGCAACTCAACCTATCAATTAGTCGAGACCGCCGCGAAGCATAAAGGCATGGTCTACATACGGGCTGGAAGGCCAAAAACTCCGGTCCTCTACGGGCCGGAGGAGCGCTTCCACATCGGCGGCAGCAAAATCCTTCGAGAGAGTGGATCGGATGTCCTCACTATCGTGGCTGCAGGTGTCACGCTGTTTGAAGCCTTGAAAGCCTATGACCAACTCAAAACGGCTGGGATCGCTGTCCGTATCATCGATCTCTACAGCATCGCGCCCATTGATCGAACCACCTTGGTGGAGAGTGGACGCGCGACGCAGCGCAGAATTCTCACGGTGGAAGATCACTATGCCCATGGAGGCCTTGGCGATGCTGTTCTCAGCGCGGTCAGTACCGAAGGCCTCGCCGTCCACAAGCTCGCCGTTCGAGAAATCCCCCACAGCGGGAAACCGGAAGAGCTCGTGGATCACTACGGGATCGGCGTGAGGTCCATTGTCGAAGCAGCGAAGCGGATCATCAAGTAA
- a CDS encoding fibronectin type III domain-containing protein has protein sequence MLRPIHSIMLALRSFTVALVPLLVVTTVLPLGGCSDGGQSGPSISSLSTPTDTHPNEDTEAALNTTETTANEQEDPTASATPTEEIEPFPSELAEADPEHLMTGLEGEDNPMLSEPSISTEATARLTWAPHPDPTVAGYRVYYGKESSGEPGSCSYETSQSVEAPPAIITGLEPNTPYFFAISAFGGEEGEAESPCSNEVLLISSPAQG, from the coding sequence ATGCTAAGACCCATACATTCGATCATGCTGGCTCTCAGGAGTTTCACGGTCGCATTAGTCCCTCTTTTAGTTGTGACCACCGTCCTCCCCCTTGGCGGGTGTAGTGACGGCGGACAGAGTGGACCAAGTATTTCTTCCCTCTCCACTCCGACGGACACTCATCCGAACGAGGACACAGAGGCAGCCCTTAACACGACTGAGACCACCGCGAACGAGCAGGAGGACCCGACAGCCTCTGCGACACCCACAGAGGAAATAGAGCCCTTCCCGAGCGAGCTTGCGGAAGCAGATCCTGAACATCTTATGACAGGCCTTGAGGGAGAAGACAATCCGATGCTATCAGAACCCTCCATTTCAACCGAGGCCACCGCACGATTGACCTGGGCACCACACCCTGATCCAACTGTAGCCGGTTATCGTGTCTACTACGGGAAGGAATCTTCCGGGGAACCAGGTTCATGCTCCTATGAGACAAGCCAATCAGTCGAGGCTCCACCAGCCATCATTACTGGACTCGAGCCTAATACGCCCTATTTCTTTGCCATCAGTGCCTTTGGAGGCGAAGAAGGCGAAGCAGAAAGTCCCTGTTCGAATGAGGTCCTACTGATCTCATCCCCAGCCCAAGGCTAA
- a CDS encoding sulfite exporter TauE/SafE family protein yields the protein MDTIVLVLITFVAATVNGALGYGFSSITVPVALLFFTNRILNPALVLIELVINAYVLFINRKSIPNVFWRVAPILGGLAVGVGIGSYLLFLVQPAWIKFVTYFFLLPLILLQAAGIRKPIRAEKAIGVPFGVGLGTLYSLTTISGPPLALLFNNQGYPKQDFRAALGIIRLAESSLTAIAYGFIGFYSAGSMEIIPYIVPSVMIGIPLGTYLIRLMDPETFRRICMAFDGLIVGFGLCRVLVELDLATSITTYSILAIVILVNGYLLLRFFRERSDPRQAPY from the coding sequence ATGGACACCATCGTTCTTGTCCTCATTACATTTGTCGCCGCCACAGTGAACGGCGCGCTAGGGTACGGTTTCTCCTCCATCACGGTTCCCGTCGCTCTCTTGTTTTTCACCAATCGCATTTTGAATCCAGCCCTCGTACTCATCGAACTCGTCATCAACGCATATGTGCTCTTCATTAACCGGAAGAGCATCCCCAACGTCTTCTGGCGTGTCGCGCCTATTCTCGGCGGTCTGGCGGTCGGAGTCGGCATCGGCAGCTATCTTCTCTTTTTGGTGCAGCCGGCCTGGATTAAATTCGTGACCTATTTTTTTCTGTTGCCCTTGATTCTTCTCCAGGCCGCGGGCATCCGGAAACCAATTCGCGCGGAAAAAGCGATAGGCGTACCGTTTGGCGTAGGGCTCGGCACTCTCTACTCTCTCACAACGATTTCCGGCCCCCCCTTGGCGCTCCTCTTCAACAATCAAGGCTATCCAAAACAAGACTTCCGCGCGGCATTGGGAATCATTCGCCTGGCGGAATCTTCACTCACAGCGATCGCGTACGGGTTTATCGGGTTCTACAGCGCCGGCAGCATGGAAATTATTCCCTATATCGTTCCCAGCGTCATGATCGGCATTCCGCTTGGGACGTATCTCATTCGCTTGATGGACCCTGAAACATTCCGGCGCATTTGCATGGCATTCGACGGGCTCATCGTAGGTTTCGGTCTGTGTCGAGTCCTGGTCGAACTCGATCTTGCCACGTCGATCACAACCTACAGCATCTTAGCAATCGTGATCCTCGTAAACGGCTATCTGCTCTTGAGATTTTTTCGAGAGCGCTCAGACCCCCGACAAGCCCCTTACTGA
- a CDS encoding RrF2 family transcriptional regulator: protein MKLSKKSEYGLRALLELALAHGKTTLQRRDMADRQHIPVEFLEQILLTLKRAGLVSSRRGVNGGYDLIKQPNEITLGHVIRILDGPLAPIGCVSKTAYQKCNDCPYTNKPRCPVQQVMGKVRDAIAGVLDHYSLADFAAGHPKD from the coding sequence ATGAAACTCTCGAAGAAAAGTGAATACGGCCTTCGGGCATTGCTTGAACTCGCGCTGGCCCATGGAAAGACAACTCTGCAGCGCCGCGACATGGCCGATCGCCAGCACATCCCCGTTGAATTCTTGGAGCAGATTCTTCTCACGCTCAAACGAGCCGGGCTCGTCTCCAGCCGACGTGGAGTAAACGGAGGATATGACCTGATTAAACAGCCGAACGAGATCACACTCGGTCACGTCATACGCATACTCGATGGTCCGCTGGCGCCGATCGGCTGCGTCAGCAAGACGGCCTACCAAAAATGCAACGACTGTCCCTACACGAACAAGCCGCGGTGTCCGGTGCAGCAAGTCATGGGCAAAGTCCGCGATGCGATTGCCGGGGTCCTCGATCACTATTCACTTGCCGATTTTGCCGCCGGCCATCCTAAAGACTAA